In the Rhododendron vialii isolate Sample 1 chromosome 2a, ASM3025357v1 genome, AACTCTGGTTCCCCTCTTTAACCCTTCACCATTTTCTGATAAGGGTAACCCTTGAGGGTTATTCACAGCCATCGGTTCTTCATCAATGGgcttgaaaacagaaagataCTTGTTTCCCAATTCGTCTTGCATAAAATAAGTCCCTCCTGTACCCTCAGATGATCTGATGGGTTGTTTGCCACTCTCAAGTCCATCAAGCGTGGACTTAATCATATCACATATGAGCGAAGGCAATTTTATATTTGGATTCACAAAAATCGGCTCCAAAACAAAATCCCTACAAGGTGGCTTTTGAGATTCGGTTTGGACATCTATCCCATCAATCCAATTAGCTGCTATGACAGAGAGTTCAACATCTTTCTCCGAATGGTCGGCATGAACCTTTGCAGATTTCTCAACTACCAAGTGAATCACACCATCCGTATTCTCACAAACGTCATCAATAAGCCTCTGGTCATCAAGCTTCTTGCCATTACAAAGAAGCTCTTGATCATCTAgatcaacaaaaccttccccttTCTTGGCAATCCTTCGCTTGAGATACCCTACATCTCTATAGCGATCGATTTGAAACTCGAATTCCTTCCCACAGGCAGTCCTAACAATGATGACAAGGAGGTCAGAAAGCCTGAGAACCAAATGCAAAACATTTCCCTCGGTCACACCATAGTCCTTAACGAGGGAATCGTTTCGTGACAGCTTTCTACCTCCAAAAACCAAGGTTTGTTTCTTCGCTACGAAACCTTTACATGATTGGATCCTAAGTTTTACTGACGCAATCGAATCGGACTCCAACACCCTCATGGGAATCACAGAACCGGCGACAGTGAGGTAAATTCTGATTGATTCGTCAGAGCAGAGACCTAACCGGGTATCGAAACAACCGAGAGATCGTACCGTCTCTTCACGAATTGGACTCAAAGCAACATCAGCAACAGACATGATACACTTTCTATTTACCCCAGAAACTCAGGACTATGTACAAATTTTAAACCACTCTACCAATTCACCAATTGGTTGGTTTAACAATCAAACCAAATGGAACAAGGCCTCTCAATCAAATTGGAGTACTCCTCCTAATGATCAAAAGACTCAAGTTCTATCCCAAAAACATATATcccaaaagaacaagaagaaaaacaacaaatgtacaataacccaaaagaaaactaaaaaaacccTCAAGGAATTCAAAGTTTCAAGACCCAAAGATTGATTCTTTGTTCTAAGAAAACTTAGAGCGAACCCTAATTATCCCCAAATTAAAAGGGCATTCAAGATCAAATGATAAGGGATTTTGAGGCTTTTAACAAGGATTCAAATTACCCAGATCCAGAAAACTCCCAATTCAacacaccctctctctcctcccacccacccacccacaaaAAAGATGTGAGATTGGGAGCACAAGGGGAATAAATCACAAGGTTGGGGGTGTAAATGTAGGCAAGAAAGCATTTCCCAgcgcaaaaagaagaagaagagagtggATTCTAACCCAGTGGAAAGAACCAAAGAAGAATTGGGGAAGGAAAGGTGACCTTATAGTTGGCAACGAaaatttgccattttttttccaagattAGGCTTGTGGGTTCTGTTGGTGGTGATTTGTTGTTGGTTTGTTCATCTTCTGGTTGGGGTTTCAAATGGGTTCCGATCACCTCGCCGATTTTCTAGTGGGTTCAGGTTGgaatgttagagagagagagagagaccggaATAGTAGCCGTTGGCTTTGTGTTCGCTTGTTGACCCCTATAACGGGCAAATGTATTCAGACATAAGGGGGTTATTATAACTGTCTACAGAGGGTGAGACCACCTTTAATGAGAGGAGCCTCCCCCACTGTTTTCGAAACGAACAGTGCTATGTAAATGATTGGGCCCTAAATGAATTTAGGGACACATATTCAGACACAAATCTATTTACGTTTGATGGATAtatgtaaagtttttattactGTAGACTTTATATATATCGGGCGATTACATAAACTTTCTCCCCAAGTCGAAAGTAATAACGTGTAATAACAAATACACTAACAAATAGTGGCAAAAGAATAATGGTAAATAAGGAAAGGAAGTTTAAATGTTATTTTTAGACATAATGATTTTGACCATTTGTTAACCTTCTATCACGGTATGAACAATTATTCGATGAACCTGGATATTGATCTTATCTTACAAAATCGTGTGGTTAAGAGCGGAACAGTTTGTTTTTGGTTTCAAAACCGCCACGcatagttttcaataaaaaaatttcatatattattcttcactcattattttctaaaacttctatcaaaatccaaaccaaccaGAAATTTTCTTATGACAATGCTTCTACTATTTTAAATTGTATTATATTATTACCTTATCATTCTTGTACTAGTAATTTTGCATAGAAATAGTGAAAGAACAGCAATTTTCATTTAGCTTTAGTCTCTTCAATTTCGATTATGTCGTTTGCCCTCCCTTTCTACCAGACGAGAACAATTCTTCGAAGACACTAAATATTAAAGTATATCTTCTTTAGGATAAAGCACCAATTACTACGAATGACAAATTTTATAACTACTAGTGTTACATCATTCTTGTGGTAGTTTATGTGTAAAAAAGATGATAAAATAGCAATTTTCATTTGGATATATTGCCTCTAGTCTCATCCATTATTCCTATCGTGTGATTTGCATCCAATCCATTGTTCCATCTTCGCACATAGACACAGAGTAATGGTAGATACAGAAATATGAAGTTTATTTTGTATAATATTTTTAGCCAAAATGATTTGACCGTTAATAACTCTTCAATTTAAGCACATAagaattattcaatgccctCGGATATTGCTGTCCTCATACAAAATCGCAGGGTCAACAGGggtgttatcaactcctttggagTCAGTTCATATCGAACTTTGCTCTTACTTTAATTGAGACTCTCACACATGGGTGGTGGGATATGTACCCCAGAACTAGTTGATGTGTGTATAAGTTGGCTTAGACacctgattttttttatttataaaaatgtCCTAAAGACAACAAATAGTTGtcctttttttgtcaatcgatagaagataTCATTTATATCATATATGAATTACAAAAATACAAACCTTGGACACTACACCAATTGTGGGAGTCCATGAGATAACCAATCTGAATAACTCAattaatacaagaaataagGCCATCATAGAGAGAAAACaatgaaagaaaggaaaagccaTGATAAGCAAAGAACGGATccgggggtgctgtagtgcacccccgtGTAGTGCACGTGTAAGGGGACACACAGCCGTAgatctcatcaatcaatggtccacatcaaaaatcaattatgaccactaataaatgatttttaccggtcataattaaaaatc is a window encoding:
- the LOC131317913 gene encoding phosphatidylinositol 4-kinase gamma 4-like, which translates into the protein MSVADVALSPIREETVRSLGCFDTRLGLCSDESIRIYLTVAGSVIPMRVLESDSIASVKLRIQSCKGFVAKKQTLVFGGRKLSRNDSLVKDYGVTEGNVLHLVLRLSDLLVIIVRTACGKEFEFQIDRYRDVGYLKRRIAKKGEGFVDLDDQELLCNGKKLDDQRLIDDVCENTDGVIHLVVEKSAKVHADHSEKDVELSVIAANWIDGIDVQTESQKPPCRDFVLEPIFVNPNIKLPSLICDMIKSTLDGLESGKQPIRSSEGTGGTYFMQDELGNKYLSVFKPIDEEPMAVNNPQGLPLSENGEGLKRGTRVGEGAFREVAAYILDHPKSGPRSSLSGQVGFAGVPPTVLVQCLHRGFNHPDGYVSAQKNVKIGSLQMFVKNYGCCEDMGPRDFPVEEVHKISVFDIRMANADRHAGNILVSKEGEEGRIVLVPIDHGYCLPENFEDCTFDWLYWPQANQPYSPDTLEYIKSLDAEKDIALLKFYGWDLSLEVSRTLRISTMLLKKGAERGLTPFAIGSIMCRETLNKESAIEEIVREARDSMLPGMSEDAFLEAVSQVMDFKLAK